One window of Salminus brasiliensis chromosome 16, fSalBra1.hap2, whole genome shotgun sequence genomic DNA carries:
- the pip5k1ba gene encoding phosphatidylinositol-4-phosphate 5-kinase, type I, beta a isoform X3, with amino-acid sequence MKRAVYKMSASTESGGGGPQKSASKDHKKPTAEAVRGAIQLGIGYTVGNLSSKPDRDVLMQDFYMVESVFLPSEGSNLTPAHHYPDFRFKTYAPVAFRYFRELFGIKPDDYLYSICNEPLIELSNPGASSSWFYLTSDDEFIIKTVQHKEAEFLQKLLPGYYMNLNQNPRTLLPKFYGLYCVQCGGVNIRLVVMNNVLPRSLTMHYKYDLKGSTYKRRASRKERGKSSPTFKDLDFQEMHFEGLHFDADTYNALMKTLQRDCRVLESFKIMDYSLLLGVHVLGKKIRERGGRGDSRRQGTQKVLYSTALESIQGGGKPAEPLPDTDDETMGGIPAKHKDEKLLIFLGIIDILQSYRFIKKVEHSWKALVHDGDTVSVHRPNFYADRFLKFMGGTVFKKINPLRGASSRRKRSSIQPIRSVSQEVLTTVKEETTEERKAQSMENLDEAGSGSYQKPDLIPSSNNLNVTISAATMSSNFSLDDLTLEREENVDDSSGHRRTSSSTLALEDSAPPVSPQSSTPDSELDVYL; translated from the exons cctacagcagaggCAGTGAGGGGAGCCATTCAGCTTGGAATTGGCTACACTGTGGGCAATCTGTCCTCGAAGCCAGACAGAGATGTTCTCATGCAGGACTTCTACATGGTGGAGAGCGTCTTTCTTCCCAg TGAAGGCAGTAACCTGACCCCAGCACATCACTACCCCGACTTCCGCTTCAAAACCTACGCCCCGGTGGCCTTCCGCTACTTCCGAGAACTGTTTGGGATCAAACCAGACGACTATCTG tATTCCATTTGCAACGAGCCTCTAATTGAACTGTCTAACCCAGGAGCGAGCAGCTCCTGGTTCTACTTAACGAGTGACGATGAGTTTATCATCAAGACTGTTCAGCACAAAGAAGCCGAGTTTCTGCAGAAGCTGCTTCCTGGCTATTATATG AACCTCAACCAGAACCCGAGGACACTCCTGCCAAAGTTCTATGGCCTCTACTGCGTCCAGTGCGGAGGAGTCAATATCCGGCTGGTGGTGATGAACAACGTCTTGCCTCGTTCTCTGACCATGCACTACAAATACGACCTGAAGGGTTCGACGTACAAACGACGGGCTTCGCGCAAAGAACGAGGCAAATCCTCACCCACCTTTAAAGACTTGGACTTCCAGGAGATGCATTTTGAAGGCCTGCACTTCGACGCAGACACGTACAACGCCCTGATGAAGACGCTGCAACGAGACTGCCGG GTTCTGGAGAGCTTTAAGATCATGGACTACAGTCTGCTGCTGGGGGTCCATGTGCTGGGTAAGAAGATACGGGAGAGAGGAGGCAGGGGAGACAGCAGGCGGCAGGGAACCCAGAAGGTTCTCTACTCCACCGCCCTGGAGTCCATTCAGGGAGGAGGCAAACCAGCCGAGCCTCTACCAGACACTGATGACGAAAC AATGGGTGGGATCCCTGCTAAACACAAAGATGAAAAGTTGCTGATCTTTTTGGGAATCATTGACATCCTGCAGTCTTACAG ATTCATCAAAAAGGTTGAGCACTCATGGAAAGCTCTTGTACATGATGGT GACACCGTATCGGTCCACAGGCCGAATTTTTATGCTGACAGGTTCTTGAAGTTTATGGGAGGGACTGTGTTTAAAAAGATCAATC CTCTTCGGGGTGCCTCCTCTCGGAGGAAAAGAAGCTCCATCCAGCCCATCAGGTCCGTGTCACAGGAAGTCCTCACGACTGTTAAGGAGGAGACGACTGAAGAGAGGAAAGCACAAAGCATGGAAAATCTAGATGAAGCAG GTTCGGGCTCCTATCAGAAACCTGATCTCATTCCAAGCTCTAACAATCTGAATGTGACCATCTCGGCTGCTACCATGTCCTCCAACTTCTCTTTAGATGACCTTACGCTCGAACGGGAGGAGAATGTAGATGACAG CAGTGGTCATCGTCGAACCTCCAGCTCAACCCTGGCTCTAGAAGACAGTGCCCCGCCAGTGTCCCCCCAGAGCAGCACCCCTGACTCAGAGCTTGATGTGTACTTG TGA
- the pip5k1ba gene encoding phosphatidylinositol-4-phosphate 5-kinase, type I, beta a isoform X1, whose translation MKRAVYKMSASTESGGGGPQKSASKDHKKPTAEAVRGAIQLGIGYTVGNLSSKPDRDVLMQDFYMVESVFLPSEGSNLTPAHHYPDFRFKTYAPVAFRYFRELFGIKPDDYLYSICNEPLIELSNPGASSSWFYLTSDDEFIIKTVQHKEAEFLQKLLPGYYMNLNQNPRTLLPKFYGLYCVQCGGVNIRLVVMNNVLPRSLTMHYKYDLKGSTYKRRASRKERGKSSPTFKDLDFQEMHFEGLHFDADTYNALMKTLQRDCRVLESFKIMDYSLLLGVHVLGKKIRERGGRGDSRRQGTQKVLYSTALESIQGGGKPAEPLPDTDDETMGGIPAKHKDEKLLIFLGIIDILQSYRFIKKVEHSWKALVHDGDTVSVHRPNFYADRFLKFMGGTVFKKINPLRGASSRRKRSSIQPIRSVSQEVLTTVKEETTEERKAQSMENLDEAGSGSYQKPDLIPSSNNLNVTISAATMSSNFSLDDLTLEREENVDDSSGHRRTSSSTLALEDSAPPVSPQSSTPDSELDVYLDETPS comes from the exons cctacagcagaggCAGTGAGGGGAGCCATTCAGCTTGGAATTGGCTACACTGTGGGCAATCTGTCCTCGAAGCCAGACAGAGATGTTCTCATGCAGGACTTCTACATGGTGGAGAGCGTCTTTCTTCCCAg TGAAGGCAGTAACCTGACCCCAGCACATCACTACCCCGACTTCCGCTTCAAAACCTACGCCCCGGTGGCCTTCCGCTACTTCCGAGAACTGTTTGGGATCAAACCAGACGACTATCTG tATTCCATTTGCAACGAGCCTCTAATTGAACTGTCTAACCCAGGAGCGAGCAGCTCCTGGTTCTACTTAACGAGTGACGATGAGTTTATCATCAAGACTGTTCAGCACAAAGAAGCCGAGTTTCTGCAGAAGCTGCTTCCTGGCTATTATATG AACCTCAACCAGAACCCGAGGACACTCCTGCCAAAGTTCTATGGCCTCTACTGCGTCCAGTGCGGAGGAGTCAATATCCGGCTGGTGGTGATGAACAACGTCTTGCCTCGTTCTCTGACCATGCACTACAAATACGACCTGAAGGGTTCGACGTACAAACGACGGGCTTCGCGCAAAGAACGAGGCAAATCCTCACCCACCTTTAAAGACTTGGACTTCCAGGAGATGCATTTTGAAGGCCTGCACTTCGACGCAGACACGTACAACGCCCTGATGAAGACGCTGCAACGAGACTGCCGG GTTCTGGAGAGCTTTAAGATCATGGACTACAGTCTGCTGCTGGGGGTCCATGTGCTGGGTAAGAAGATACGGGAGAGAGGAGGCAGGGGAGACAGCAGGCGGCAGGGAACCCAGAAGGTTCTCTACTCCACCGCCCTGGAGTCCATTCAGGGAGGAGGCAAACCAGCCGAGCCTCTACCAGACACTGATGACGAAAC AATGGGTGGGATCCCTGCTAAACACAAAGATGAAAAGTTGCTGATCTTTTTGGGAATCATTGACATCCTGCAGTCTTACAG ATTCATCAAAAAGGTTGAGCACTCATGGAAAGCTCTTGTACATGATGGT GACACCGTATCGGTCCACAGGCCGAATTTTTATGCTGACAGGTTCTTGAAGTTTATGGGAGGGACTGTGTTTAAAAAGATCAATC CTCTTCGGGGTGCCTCCTCTCGGAGGAAAAGAAGCTCCATCCAGCCCATCAGGTCCGTGTCACAGGAAGTCCTCACGACTGTTAAGGAGGAGACGACTGAAGAGAGGAAAGCACAAAGCATGGAAAATCTAGATGAAGCAG GTTCGGGCTCCTATCAGAAACCTGATCTCATTCCAAGCTCTAACAATCTGAATGTGACCATCTCGGCTGCTACCATGTCCTCCAACTTCTCTTTAGATGACCTTACGCTCGAACGGGAGGAGAATGTAGATGACAG CAGTGGTCATCGTCGAACCTCCAGCTCAACCCTGGCTCTAGAAGACAGTGCCCCGCCAGTGTCCCCCCAGAGCAGCACCCCTGACTCAGAGCTTGATGTGTACTTG GACGAAACGCCCAGCTAA
- the pip5k1ba gene encoding phosphatidylinositol-4-phosphate 5-kinase, type I, beta a isoform X2, with protein MKRAVYKMSASTESGGGGPQKSASKDHKKPTAEAVRGAIQLGIGYTVGNLSSKPDRDVLMQDFYMVESVFLPSEGSNLTPAHHYPDFRFKTYAPVAFRYFRELFGIKPDDYLYSICNEPLIELSNPGASSSWFYLTSDDEFIIKTVQHKEAEFLQKLLPGYYMNLNQNPRTLLPKFYGLYCVQCGGVNIRLVVMNNVLPRSLTMHYKYDLKGSTYKRRASRKERGKSSPTFKDLDFQEMHFEGLHFDADTYNALMKTLQRDCRVLESFKIMDYSLLLGVHVLGKKIRERGGRGDSRRQGTQKVLYSTALESIQGGGKPAEPLPDTDDETMGGIPAKHKDEKLLIFLGIIDILQSYRFIKKVEHSWKALVHDGDTVSVHRPNFYADRFLKFMGGTVFKKINPLRGASSRRKRSSIQPIRSVSQEVLTTVKEETTEERKAQSMENLDEAGSGSYQKPDLIPSSNNLNVTISAATMSSNFSLDDLTLEREENVDDSGHRRTSSSTLALEDSAPPVSPQSSTPDSELDVYLDETPS; from the exons cctacagcagaggCAGTGAGGGGAGCCATTCAGCTTGGAATTGGCTACACTGTGGGCAATCTGTCCTCGAAGCCAGACAGAGATGTTCTCATGCAGGACTTCTACATGGTGGAGAGCGTCTTTCTTCCCAg TGAAGGCAGTAACCTGACCCCAGCACATCACTACCCCGACTTCCGCTTCAAAACCTACGCCCCGGTGGCCTTCCGCTACTTCCGAGAACTGTTTGGGATCAAACCAGACGACTATCTG tATTCCATTTGCAACGAGCCTCTAATTGAACTGTCTAACCCAGGAGCGAGCAGCTCCTGGTTCTACTTAACGAGTGACGATGAGTTTATCATCAAGACTGTTCAGCACAAAGAAGCCGAGTTTCTGCAGAAGCTGCTTCCTGGCTATTATATG AACCTCAACCAGAACCCGAGGACACTCCTGCCAAAGTTCTATGGCCTCTACTGCGTCCAGTGCGGAGGAGTCAATATCCGGCTGGTGGTGATGAACAACGTCTTGCCTCGTTCTCTGACCATGCACTACAAATACGACCTGAAGGGTTCGACGTACAAACGACGGGCTTCGCGCAAAGAACGAGGCAAATCCTCACCCACCTTTAAAGACTTGGACTTCCAGGAGATGCATTTTGAAGGCCTGCACTTCGACGCAGACACGTACAACGCCCTGATGAAGACGCTGCAACGAGACTGCCGG GTTCTGGAGAGCTTTAAGATCATGGACTACAGTCTGCTGCTGGGGGTCCATGTGCTGGGTAAGAAGATACGGGAGAGAGGAGGCAGGGGAGACAGCAGGCGGCAGGGAACCCAGAAGGTTCTCTACTCCACCGCCCTGGAGTCCATTCAGGGAGGAGGCAAACCAGCCGAGCCTCTACCAGACACTGATGACGAAAC AATGGGTGGGATCCCTGCTAAACACAAAGATGAAAAGTTGCTGATCTTTTTGGGAATCATTGACATCCTGCAGTCTTACAG ATTCATCAAAAAGGTTGAGCACTCATGGAAAGCTCTTGTACATGATGGT GACACCGTATCGGTCCACAGGCCGAATTTTTATGCTGACAGGTTCTTGAAGTTTATGGGAGGGACTGTGTTTAAAAAGATCAATC CTCTTCGGGGTGCCTCCTCTCGGAGGAAAAGAAGCTCCATCCAGCCCATCAGGTCCGTGTCACAGGAAGTCCTCACGACTGTTAAGGAGGAGACGACTGAAGAGAGGAAAGCACAAAGCATGGAAAATCTAGATGAAGCAG GTTCGGGCTCCTATCAGAAACCTGATCTCATTCCAAGCTCTAACAATCTGAATGTGACCATCTCGGCTGCTACCATGTCCTCCAACTTCTCTTTAGATGACCTTACGCTCGAACGGGAGGAGAATGTAGATGACAG TGGTCATCGTCGAACCTCCAGCTCAACCCTGGCTCTAGAAGACAGTGCCCCGCCAGTGTCCCCCCAGAGCAGCACCCCTGACTCAGAGCTTGATGTGTACTTG GACGAAACGCCCAGCTAA
- the pip5k1ba gene encoding phosphatidylinositol-4-phosphate 5-kinase, type I, beta a isoform X4, giving the protein MSASTESGGGGPQKSASKDHKKPTAEAVRGAIQLGIGYTVGNLSSKPDRDVLMQDFYMVESVFLPSEGSNLTPAHHYPDFRFKTYAPVAFRYFRELFGIKPDDYLYSICNEPLIELSNPGASSSWFYLTSDDEFIIKTVQHKEAEFLQKLLPGYYMNLNQNPRTLLPKFYGLYCVQCGGVNIRLVVMNNVLPRSLTMHYKYDLKGSTYKRRASRKERGKSSPTFKDLDFQEMHFEGLHFDADTYNALMKTLQRDCRVLESFKIMDYSLLLGVHVLGKKIRERGGRGDSRRQGTQKVLYSTALESIQGGGKPAEPLPDTDDETMGGIPAKHKDEKLLIFLGIIDILQSYRFIKKVEHSWKALVHDGDTVSVHRPNFYADRFLKFMGGTVFKKINPLRGASSRRKRSSIQPIRSVSQEVLTTVKEETTEERKAQSMENLDEAGSGSYQKPDLIPSSNNLNVTISAATMSSNFSLDDLTLEREENVDDSSGHRRTSSSTLALEDSAPPVSPQSSTPDSELDVYLDETPS; this is encoded by the exons cctacagcagaggCAGTGAGGGGAGCCATTCAGCTTGGAATTGGCTACACTGTGGGCAATCTGTCCTCGAAGCCAGACAGAGATGTTCTCATGCAGGACTTCTACATGGTGGAGAGCGTCTTTCTTCCCAg TGAAGGCAGTAACCTGACCCCAGCACATCACTACCCCGACTTCCGCTTCAAAACCTACGCCCCGGTGGCCTTCCGCTACTTCCGAGAACTGTTTGGGATCAAACCAGACGACTATCTG tATTCCATTTGCAACGAGCCTCTAATTGAACTGTCTAACCCAGGAGCGAGCAGCTCCTGGTTCTACTTAACGAGTGACGATGAGTTTATCATCAAGACTGTTCAGCACAAAGAAGCCGAGTTTCTGCAGAAGCTGCTTCCTGGCTATTATATG AACCTCAACCAGAACCCGAGGACACTCCTGCCAAAGTTCTATGGCCTCTACTGCGTCCAGTGCGGAGGAGTCAATATCCGGCTGGTGGTGATGAACAACGTCTTGCCTCGTTCTCTGACCATGCACTACAAATACGACCTGAAGGGTTCGACGTACAAACGACGGGCTTCGCGCAAAGAACGAGGCAAATCCTCACCCACCTTTAAAGACTTGGACTTCCAGGAGATGCATTTTGAAGGCCTGCACTTCGACGCAGACACGTACAACGCCCTGATGAAGACGCTGCAACGAGACTGCCGG GTTCTGGAGAGCTTTAAGATCATGGACTACAGTCTGCTGCTGGGGGTCCATGTGCTGGGTAAGAAGATACGGGAGAGAGGAGGCAGGGGAGACAGCAGGCGGCAGGGAACCCAGAAGGTTCTCTACTCCACCGCCCTGGAGTCCATTCAGGGAGGAGGCAAACCAGCCGAGCCTCTACCAGACACTGATGACGAAAC AATGGGTGGGATCCCTGCTAAACACAAAGATGAAAAGTTGCTGATCTTTTTGGGAATCATTGACATCCTGCAGTCTTACAG ATTCATCAAAAAGGTTGAGCACTCATGGAAAGCTCTTGTACATGATGGT GACACCGTATCGGTCCACAGGCCGAATTTTTATGCTGACAGGTTCTTGAAGTTTATGGGAGGGACTGTGTTTAAAAAGATCAATC CTCTTCGGGGTGCCTCCTCTCGGAGGAAAAGAAGCTCCATCCAGCCCATCAGGTCCGTGTCACAGGAAGTCCTCACGACTGTTAAGGAGGAGACGACTGAAGAGAGGAAAGCACAAAGCATGGAAAATCTAGATGAAGCAG GTTCGGGCTCCTATCAGAAACCTGATCTCATTCCAAGCTCTAACAATCTGAATGTGACCATCTCGGCTGCTACCATGTCCTCCAACTTCTCTTTAGATGACCTTACGCTCGAACGGGAGGAGAATGTAGATGACAG CAGTGGTCATCGTCGAACCTCCAGCTCAACCCTGGCTCTAGAAGACAGTGCCCCGCCAGTGTCCCCCCAGAGCAGCACCCCTGACTCAGAGCTTGATGTGTACTTG GACGAAACGCCCAGCTAA